From a single Arcobacter sp. CECT 8986 genomic region:
- a CDS encoding cache domain-containing protein gives MKRNRVYILISIIFFLIYIFVICTTYNKNRNYLFKTTINNQLKLVSSYKQKFDERLSALKRIVETMGKKLIKKDKFKDFDSIKEMLTTAMISGDGFKSVYISYPDNFTISGRTDWYYSDDYIATKRPWYIEAINKKATIISKPYVGSPGFEDKLYISIASPIYDKNNKLLAVMSSDLELGTVQKELSELFPIKNGFAFLMTSDSKVIVQSNKLGFDFNNKKVKEFLHSFSKDKKGDKTFNLNDEKYIFTYEHLKNSDWLFVSVLEEKEIFKDLNQQLFMNLISSLILFILGLGTIIFMSITQKKLYDKHLLLGHFAKSPTWGILLTDKNGNIIFINKVFEQIFNIKSKSLYEKPLDTILHVLKNKKEQNKIDSFQDIKNNLFTIKSYNLDKNDKVYRVQITPLLNRFQKQLEGTIITLNDISHEKYLEKKDSEQEQILIQNSKMAALGEMVSAISHQWRQPLSTLLMLISNAEEIVEKNSLHKANNFLLRSKKTIELMNEIVNAFRNFYKEDFDKREFDLIKIINEIVLITLPQMKINAIELDFKYNKNINYKCRSYPSYIKQVLLNLITNAKDELCLVLKENPFFEAKISIELKKDKNYFYLIIEDNAKGVLKENKEKIFEPFFTTKAQGTGTGLYLCKLLVENKMHGEISLSKSKNPTRFLIKFGDTKNV, from the coding sequence ATGAAAAGAAATAGAGTTTATATTCTTATATCAATTATATTTTTTCTCATATATATTTTTGTTATTTGTACTACATATAATAAAAATAGAAACTACTTATTTAAAACAACCATAAATAATCAATTGAAACTTGTAAGCTCTTATAAACAAAAATTTGATGAAAGATTGTCTGCATTAAAAAGAATAGTTGAAACAATGGGTAAAAAACTAATAAAAAAAGATAAATTTAAAGACTTTGATTCAATAAAAGAGATGCTAACAACTGCCATGATTTCAGGTGATGGATTTAAGAGTGTTTATATCTCTTATCCAGATAACTTTACAATTTCAGGAAGAACAGACTGGTATTATTCTGATGATTATATAGCAACTAAAAGACCTTGGTATATTGAAGCAATAAACAAAAAAGCAACTATAATTTCAAAACCATATGTAGGTTCACCTGGTTTTGAAGATAAACTTTATATAAGTATTGCTTCTCCAATATATGATAAGAATAATAAACTTTTAGCTGTAATGTCAAGCGATTTAGAGTTAGGTACAGTACAAAAAGAGTTATCTGAACTTTTCCCTATAAAAAATGGTTTCGCTTTTTTAATGACAAGTGATTCTAAAGTAATTGTACAATCAAATAAATTAGGATTTGATTTTAATAATAAAAAAGTTAAAGAGTTTCTTCACAGTTTTTCAAAAGATAAAAAAGGTGATAAAACTTTTAATTTGAACGATGAAAAATATATTTTTACATACGAACATTTGAAAAATAGTGACTGGTTATTTGTTTCTGTTTTAGAAGAAAAAGAGATTTTTAAAGATTTAAATCAACAGCTTTTTATGAATCTAATTTCATCATTAATTCTTTTTATTTTAGGATTAGGAACAATAATTTTTATGTCAATTACCCAAAAAAAACTTTATGATAAACATCTTCTATTAGGACATTTTGCAAAAAGTCCTACATGGGGAATTTTATTAACAGATAAAAACGGTAATATCATCTTTATAAATAAAGTTTTTGAACAAATTTTCAATATAAAAAGTAAAAGTCTTTATGAAAAACCTTTAGATACTATTCTTCATGTTTTAAAAAATAAAAAAGAACAGAATAAAATAGATAGTTTTCAAGATATTAAAAATAACCTATTTACTATAAAATCTTATAACTTAGATAAAAATGACAAAGTTTATCGTGTACAAATAACTCCTTTATTAAATAGATTTCAAAAACAATTAGAAGGAACAATTATTACACTAAATGATATAAGTCATGAAAAATATTTAGAAAAAAAAGATAGTGAACAAGAACAAATATTGATACAAAACAGTAAAATGGCTGCATTAGGAGAAATGGTAAGTGCAATCTCACATCAATGGAGACAACCTTTAAGTACCCTTTTAATGCTAATAAGTAATGCTGAAGAAATTGTTGAGAAAAACTCTTTACATAAAGCAAATAATTTTTTATTAAGATCAAAAAAAACAATTGAACTTATGAATGAAATAGTTAATGCTTTTAGAAATTTTTATAAAGAAGATTTTGATAAAAGAGAGTTTGATTTAATTAAAATAATAAATGAAATTGTTCTAATAACGTTACCTCAAATGAAAATTAATGCAATAGAGCTTGACTTTAAATACAATAAAAATATTAATTATAAATGCAGAAGTTATCCTTCTTATATAAAACAAGTTTTATTAAACTTAATAACTAATGCAAAAGATGAATTATGTCTAGTTTTAAAAGAAAACCCATTCTTTGAAGCAAAAATAAGTATAGAATTAAAAAAAGACAAAAACTACTTTTATTTAATTATTGAAGATAATGCAAAAGGCGTATTAAAAGAGAATAAAGAAAAAATATTTGAACCTTTTTTTACTACAAAAGCACAAGGAACTGGGACTGGACTATACTTGTGTAAACTTTTAGTAGAAAATAAAATGCATGGAGAAATATCCCTATCAAAATCTAAAAATCCTACAAGATTTTTAATAAAATTTGGAGACACAAAAAATGTATAA
- a CDS encoding response regulator transcription factor, whose product MYNKITKLLENKNILIVEDEIDLQDIIVESIKDYANCVFKANNGLEGLEIFKSNSIDLIISDIHMAKMNGLKMSNEIRTIDPYVPLIFLTAHDTDENMLDAIELKSKSILIKPFDKKQLLISMGLAISSFNEDKKILNLNNSFIYNIETKELKQKDKYISLTRKEQKLLDLLIKHQEHAVPFSLIESYVWNENGATPDAIRMFINKLRKKIYPELIENIQGIGYKLTLK is encoded by the coding sequence ATGTATAATAAAATTACTAAGTTATTAGAGAATAAAAATATTTTAATTGTTGAAGATGAAATAGATTTACAAGATATAATAGTAGAATCAATTAAAGATTATGCAAATTGTGTTTTTAAAGCTAATAATGGTCTTGAGGGACTTGAAATTTTTAAAAGTAATTCTATTGATTTAATAATTTCAGATATTCATATGGCAAAAATGAATGGTTTAAAAATGAGCAATGAAATAAGAACAATCGATCCATATGTTCCATTAATTTTTTTAACAGCACATGACACAGATGAAAATATGCTTGATGCAATAGAATTAAAAAGTAAAAGTATTTTAATAAAGCCTTTTGATAAAAAACAGTTATTAATCTCCATGGGATTAGCAATTTCTTCTTTTAATGAAGATAAAAAGATTTTAAATCTAAATAATAGTTTTATTTATAATATTGAAACAAAAGAGCTAAAACAAAAAGATAAATATATAAGTCTTACAAGAAAAGAGCAAAAACTTTTAGATTTATTAATTAAACATCAAGAACATGCAGTTCCTTTTTCTTTAATTGAAAGTTATGTTTGGAATGAAAATGGAGCTACTCCTGATGCAATAAGAATGTTTATTAATAAATTAAGAAAAAAAATATATCCTGAATTGATTGAAAACATTCAAGGTATAGGATATAAACTAACTTTAAAATAA
- a CDS encoding molybdopterin-dependent oxidoreductase produces MKRRDFIKYGSILGAATTVKAKSLEGWADLTNFDKKTVLSSNRFGMFEAVIQSGEVLETNAFKGDYFPSPMIKAAADRIQNQTRVEYPMVRKSFLKAKGPSNNHLRGKEEFVRVSWDVALDLTAKHMRDTFDKYGPESIYGECYWWGGSGRVSWGRTVSRRMMRILGGFVTESGDYSTGAGLVIMPHVLGGSSVYDTPTKWKSIIENAKNVVIWGCDPLLTNQITWSTPMHRCYKEYEKLQAAVFSGKIKAFSVDPRKNETQKYLDSEHIAVKPNTDVALMIGMAHYLYTKKLYDEKFIKKYTVGFNKFKKYLLGKEDGQEKDIKWASKICGVDEKTIAKFATTLAKERTVLLCGRALQRQDHGEQAHWMCTVLAAMLGHMGLPGGGIEFSLAYNSSGATDKLAPTITGISQSIPEKYNKKYPNAPWLKHHNVVIPSSRSIEAIQRPGEDLDQNGKKIKLPHIRLMYNASGSPLTRHHDVNNMIKQWKKVDTVITAEPYWTSTAKMSDIILPIATELERIDIDQTGGTKEYIIARKAHVKPKGESQSDFWICRELCKRWGYEEVFTEEKTELEWVKYIYEDAVQKAKTMNLKMPSFEKFWEKGYVRFEEDDTSTQNYTRYTEFRENPYKHRLGTPSGKIEIYSPVIAKFNYDDCKGHPMWIEPIEWLGDKEKTKKYPMHIISPHSKYRLHSQLNNTFIRGLYEIGGREPLVINHKEAKKRGLKTGDIARIFNDRGEILVGVYVSDIVIDDVAVVCEGAWYSPEKLGDKTLCQHGNVNVLTIDKGTSKLAQSNIAHTALVQIEKYKGELKPINAFTKPKIIQSL; encoded by the coding sequence ATGAAAAGAAGAGATTTTATAAAATATGGTTCGATTCTTGGTGCAGCAACAACTGTAAAAGCAAAAAGTTTAGAAGGTTGGGCAGATTTAACAAACTTTGATAAAAAAACAGTATTAAGTTCAAATAGATTTGGTATGTTTGAAGCAGTAATACAAAGTGGTGAAGTTTTAGAGACTAATGCATTTAAAGGTGATTATTTCCCAAGTCCTATGATAAAAGCAGCTGCTGATAGAATTCAAAATCAAACTAGAGTTGAATACCCAATGGTTAGAAAATCATTTCTTAAAGCAAAAGGACCTTCAAATAATCACTTAAGAGGGAAAGAAGAGTTTGTAAGAGTATCTTGGGATGTTGCACTTGATTTGACAGCAAAACATATGAGAGATACATTTGATAAATATGGTCCTGAAAGTATATATGGAGAGTGCTACTGGTGGGGTGGTTCTGGTAGAGTAAGTTGGGGAAGAACAGTATCAAGAAGAATGATGAGAATTCTTGGTGGTTTCGTTACAGAATCAGGAGACTATTCTACTGGTGCTGGACTTGTAATCATGCCTCACGTATTAGGAGGTTCATCTGTTTATGATACTCCAACAAAATGGAAATCAATTATTGAAAATGCAAAAAATGTTGTTATTTGGGGTTGTGATCCATTATTAACAAATCAAATTACTTGGTCAACTCCTATGCATAGATGTTATAAAGAGTATGAAAAATTACAAGCTGCTGTATTTAGTGGTAAAATCAAAGCATTTAGTGTAGATCCAAGAAAAAATGAAACACAAAAATACTTAGATTCAGAGCACATTGCAGTAAAACCAAATACAGATGTAGCATTGATGATTGGTATGGCACATTATTTATATACAAAAAAACTATATGATGAAAAATTTATCAAAAAATATACTGTAGGTTTCAATAAATTTAAAAAATACCTATTAGGTAAAGAAGATGGTCAAGAAAAAGATATTAAATGGGCTTCTAAAATTTGCGGTGTTGATGAAAAAACAATTGCTAAATTTGCAACTACATTAGCAAAAGAAAGAACTGTATTATTATGCGGTAGAGCACTACAAAGACAAGATCATGGAGAACAAGCTCACTGGATGTGCACAGTGTTAGCTGCAATGTTAGGACATATGGGATTACCAGGTGGAGGAATTGAATTCTCTCTTGCTTATAATTCAAGTGGAGCAACTGATAAATTAGCTCCAACAATTACAGGTATTAGTCAATCAATTCCTGAAAAATATAATAAAAAATATCCAAATGCACCTTGGTTAAAACACCATAATGTGGTTATTCCTTCATCAAGATCAATTGAAGCAATTCAAAGACCAGGAGAAGATTTAGATCAAAATGGTAAAAAAATTAAACTTCCGCATATTAGATTAATGTATAATGCCTCAGGTTCGCCACTTACAAGACACCATGATGTAAATAATATGATTAAACAATGGAAAAAAGTTGATACAGTAATTACTGCTGAACCTTACTGGACTTCTACTGCAAAAATGTCAGATATTATACTTCCTATAGCGACAGAACTTGAAAGAATAGATATAGACCAAACAGGTGGAACAAAAGAGTATATTATTGCAAGAAAAGCACATGTTAAACCTAAAGGGGAAAGCCAAAGTGATTTCTGGATTTGTAGAGAACTTTGTAAAAGATGGGGTTATGAAGAAGTATTTACAGAGGAAAAAACTGAATTAGAATGGGTTAAATACATCTATGAAGATGCAGTACAAAAAGCTAAAACTATGAATTTAAAAATGCCATCATTCGAGAAATTTTGGGAAAAAGGTTATGTGAGATTTGAAGAAGATGATACATCTACACAAAACTATACTAGATATACAGAGTTTAGAGAAAACCCATATAAACACAGATTGGGTACACCTTCAGGAAAAATAGAGATATATTCTCCTGTAATTGCAAAATTTAATTATGATGATTGTAAAGGTCATCCAATGTGGATAGAACCAATTGAATGGTTAGGAGATAAAGAGAAAACCAAAAAATATCCAATGCATATCATTAGCCCACATTCAAAATATAGATTACACTCTCAATTAAATAATACATTTATTAGAGGCTTATATGAGATTGGGGGAAGAGAACCACTAGTAATTAACCATAAAGAGGCTAAAAAAAGAGGTTTAAAAACAGGAGACATTGCTAGAATATTTAATGATAGAGGGGAAATACTTGTTGGTGTTTATGTATCAGATATTGTAATTGATGATGTAGCTGTAGTATGCGAAGGAGCTTGGTACTCTCCTGAAAAATTAGGAGATAAAACACTTTGCCAACATGGAAATGTAAATGTTCTTACGATTGATAAAGGAACATCAAAATTAGCACAAAGTAATATTGCACATACAGCACTAGTACAAATCGAAAAATATAAAGGTGAATTAAAACCTATAAATGCTTTCACAAAACCAAAAATTATTCAAAGTTTATAA
- a CDS encoding YciI family protein: MQYLVIAYDNENALDKRLEVRDAHVEGAKKLMNEGKIINAGALIEEDQMVGSTLFVDFENDDELNEWLENEPYVVNGVWNMEEFQIVPVKLLPKD, translated from the coding sequence ATGCAATATTTAGTAATTGCTTATGATAACGAAAATGCATTAGATAAAAGATTAGAAGTAAGAGATGCACACGTAGAAGGTGCAAAAAAATTAATGAATGAAGGTAAAATAATTAATGCAGGTGCATTAATAGAAGAAGACCAAATGGTAGGTTCTACTTTATTTGTTGATTTTGAAAATGATGATGAATTAAATGAATGGTTAGAAAATGAGCCTTATGTAGTAAATGGTGTATGGAATATGGAAGAGTTCCAAATCGTTCCTGTGAAGCTACTTCCTAAAGATTAA
- a CDS encoding EAL domain-containing protein — MNKEEFKNIIINANYFTKYEAIVDIKTKEIYAYEALSKFEIDNNIISTEDIFRYLHHNNRLFFQLEKRNKELQIKNFPKNKKLFLNFDADICVSTEQQNYWELFLFEQKDNVVVEITENGSDDETSAKIMRDFSSWLSNKSIETALDDFGQDGSMFSFFMMNGSRYIKIDKSFIRQIDLNKNYLHYLKGVLKTIKLNGQKSIIEGIETKEDLELAKKLDCDYVQGYYFDEHKIVR, encoded by the coding sequence ATGAATAAAGAAGAGTTTAAAAATATTATAATAAATGCTAATTATTTTACAAAATATGAAGCAATTGTCGATATAAAGACAAAAGAGATTTATGCGTATGAGGCTTTATCAAAATTTGAAATTGATAATAATATTATCTCAACTGAAGATATATTTCGTTATTTGCACCACAATAATAGATTATTTTTTCAACTTGAAAAAAGAAATAAAGAATTACAAATTAAAAACTTCCCCAAAAACAAAAAACTTTTTTTAAATTTTGACGCAGATATTTGCGTAAGTACAGAACAGCAAAACTATTGGGAACTGTTTTTATTTGAACAAAAAGATAACGTCGTAGTTGAGATTACAGAAAATGGTAGTGATGATGAAACCAGTGCCAAAATTATGAGAGATTTCTCATCGTGGCTTAGTAATAAATCAATAGAAACTGCCCTTGATGACTTTGGTCAAGATGGCTCAATGTTCTCATTTTTTATGATGAATGGTAGTAGATATATAAAAATAGACAAATCATTTATTCGTCAAATTGATTTAAATAAAAACTATTTACACTATTTAAAAGGTGTATTAAAAACAATAAAATTAAATGGTCAAAAAAGTATTATTGAGGGAATTGAGACAAAAGAAGATTTAGAATTAGCAAAGAAATTAGATTGTGATTATGTTCAGGGATACTATTTTGATGAACATAAAATTGTAAGATAG
- the rpoC gene encoding DNA-directed RNA polymerase subunit beta': MSKTEKVLEPIEIKELERPQDFSAFQLRLASPEKILSWSCGEVKKPETINYRTLKPERDGLFCAKIFGPIKDYECLCGKYKKMRYKGVVCEKCGVEVTSSKVRRHRMGHIDLVSPVAHIWMVSSLPTRIGTLLGVKLKDLERVLYYEAYIVSEPGDAYYDNEKTKKVLKYDILNEEQYRTISDLFDHTGFEANMGGQVVRDLLETLDLFQLLDTLKAEMAGTKSEAKRKTIIKRLKVVENFINSGNRPEWMMLTQLPVLPPDLRPLVSLDGGKFAVSDVNDLYRRVINRNNRLKRLTELDAPEIIIRNEKRMLQEAVDALFDNGKTANAVKGANKRPLKSLSEIIKGKQGRFRQNLLGKRVDFSGRSVIVVGPSLNMDQCGIPKKMALELFKPHLMAKLEEKGYATTLKSAKRLIESQTNEVWECLSEIVNEYPVLLNRAPTLHKLSIQGFHPVLIDGKAIQLHPLVCAAFNADFDGDQMAVHVPLSQEAVAEAKILMMSSMNILLPASGRAIAVPSQDMILGIYYLSLEKDGVKGEHKLLTDVNEAKIALEMGQVDLNARIRTKLDNKVIHTTVGRLIIKEILPDFVPENLWNKILKKKDIGGLVDYIYKHGGYNVTPRFLDNLKNLGFRYATEAGISVSIDDIRVPQSKVDHVTKSKKEVIEVQKQFSQGLLTEQERYNKIIDIWTEINNTLGTEMMDMIQNDKNGFNSIYMMADSGARGSAAQIRQLAGMRGLMAKPDGSIIETPIISNFREGLNVLEYFISTHGARKGLADTALKTANAGYLTRKLIDVSQNVRITTEDCGTHEGIRITDLSSGNELIESLEERITGRVIAEDIIDPISNEILFTEGTLITEEDAKVVADAEVKSVVIRTPLTCKVEHGLCSKCYGLNLGEQRKATPGEAVGVVAAQSIGEPGTQLTLRTFHVGGTASATQTERELRVDKEGFIRYYNIKTYIDKENKSIVANRRNAGILLVEPKINAPFKGKVTVDTIHEETILTISNGKEEKKYYLRKNDVAKANELAGVSGKIDGKLYLPYSDGDEVDENESIVEMIKDGWNVPNRIPFASVLKVQDGAPITSHLTAKAKGRVKYYKLKGDYLERRDDIGAGEVVKDKGLFAVIVDNDEREALRHYVSRGSVIQFDNNTPVDKDTVIALPASDEQVVIAEWDPYANPSIAEEAGTISFEDIIPGVTVSEQYDELTGTSKLVVNEYIPAGYKPAIVLATEKKELLRYVLEPKTSLNVSEGQKVEVADILGKTPKATQKSKDITGGLPRVSELFEARRPKNIAVLASFDGMVSFGKPLRNKQRIIITDENGAKAEYLVEKSKQILVHEGEFVHAGEALTDGQLASHDILKILGEKALHGFIVSEVQQVYRSQGVNIADKHIEVILSQMLRQVSILDGGDTKFIIGDMVSKKRFKQENEKIIKLGGEPAIAEPLLLGITRAAVTSDSIISAASFQETTKVLTEAAISAKMDMLEDLKENVVIGRTIPVGTGLYKDKKVKFSQGEK; encoded by the coding sequence ATGAGTAAAACTGAAAAAGTATTAGAACCTATCGAAATAAAAGAGTTAGAAAGACCACAAGATTTTTCTGCTTTTCAACTTAGACTTGCAAGTCCAGAAAAAATTCTTTCTTGGTCTTGTGGTGAAGTTAAAAAACCAGAAACTATTAATTATAGAACTTTAAAACCAGAAAGAGATGGTTTATTTTGTGCTAAAATTTTTGGACCAATAAAAGATTATGAATGTCTTTGTGGTAAATACAAAAAAATGAGATACAAAGGTGTTGTATGTGAAAAATGTGGTGTTGAAGTAACATCATCAAAAGTTAGAAGACACAGAATGGGTCATATTGACTTAGTTTCACCTGTAGCACACATCTGGATGGTATCTTCTCTTCCTACAAGAATAGGTACATTACTTGGTGTTAAATTAAAAGATTTAGAAAGAGTATTATATTACGAAGCATATATTGTATCAGAGCCAGGTGATGCATACTATGATAATGAAAAAACTAAAAAAGTTTTAAAATATGATATTTTAAATGAAGAACAATATAGAACAATTTCTGATTTATTCGACCATACAGGATTTGAAGCAAATATGGGTGGTCAAGTAGTTAGAGATTTATTAGAAACTTTAGACTTATTCCAATTATTAGATACTTTAAAAGCTGAAATGGCTGGAACAAAATCTGAAGCTAAGAGAAAAACTATTATTAAAAGATTAAAAGTTGTAGAAAACTTTATCAACTCTGGAAATAGACCAGAATGGATGATGTTAACTCAACTTCCTGTTCTTCCACCAGATTTAAGACCATTAGTTTCACTTGATGGTGGTAAATTTGCTGTTTCAGACGTAAATGACCTTTATAGAAGAGTTATTAACAGAAATAACAGACTTAAAAGATTAACAGAACTTGATGCACCTGAAATTATTATTAGAAATGAAAAAAGAATGCTTCAAGAAGCAGTTGATGCTTTATTTGATAATGGTAAAACAGCAAATGCTGTTAAAGGTGCAAACAAAAGACCTTTAAAATCTTTATCTGAAATTATTAAAGGTAAACAAGGAAGATTTAGACAAAACTTACTTGGTAAAAGGGTTGACTTCTCAGGTAGATCTGTTATTGTTGTTGGACCTTCTTTAAATATGGACCAATGTGGTATTCCTAAAAAAATGGCTTTAGAGTTATTTAAACCACACTTAATGGCTAAATTAGAAGAAAAAGGTTATGCAACAACTTTAAAATCTGCTAAGAGATTAATTGAGAGCCAAACAAATGAAGTATGGGAATGTTTATCTGAGATTGTTAATGAATATCCAGTATTATTAAACAGAGCTCCAACTCTTCACAAACTATCAATTCAAGGTTTTCATCCTGTATTAATTGATGGAAAAGCTATTCAATTACACCCATTAGTTTGTGCGGCATTTAACGCCGACTTCGATGGTGACCAAATGGCGGTGCACGTACCATTATCACAAGAAGCAGTTGCAGAAGCAAAAATTCTTATGATGTCATCTATGAATATTCTTTTACCAGCATCTGGTAGAGCTATTGCTGTACCATCACAAGATATGATTTTAGGTATTTACTATCTATCATTAGAAAAAGATGGTGTAAAAGGTGAACACAAATTATTAACAGATGTTAATGAAGCAAAAATTGCATTAGAAATGGGTCAAGTTGACTTAAATGCAAGAATTAGAACAAAACTTGATAATAAAGTTATCCACACAACTGTTGGTAGACTTATTATTAAAGAGATTTTACCAGATTTTGTTCCTGAAAATTTATGGAATAAAATCTTAAAGAAAAAAGATATTGGTGGTTTAGTAGATTATATTTATAAACATGGTGGATATAATGTAACTCCAAGATTCTTAGATAACCTTAAAAACTTAGGTTTTAGATATGCAACTGAAGCTGGTATTTCTGTATCAATTGATGATATTAGAGTTCCACAATCAAAAGTTGATCACGTAACTAAATCTAAAAAAGAAGTTATTGAAGTTCAAAAACAATTCTCTCAAGGTTTATTAACTGAGCAAGAAAGATATAATAAAATTATTGATATCTGGACTGAAATTAATAACACACTTGGTACAGAGATGATGGATATGATCCAAAATGATAAAAATGGATTCAACTCTATTTATATGATGGCCGATTCAGGGGCTAGGGGTTCTGCTGCACAGATTAGACAATTAGCAGGTATGAGGGGTCTTATGGCTAAGCCAGATGGATCAATTATTGAAACTCCAATTATTTCTAACTTTAGAGAAGGTCTAAACGTACTTGAGTACTTTATTTCTACTCACGGTGCTAGAAAAGGTCTTGCGGATACAGCTCTTAAAACAGCGAATGCTGGTTACTTAACAAGAAAGCTGATTGATGTATCTCAAAATGTTAGAATTACAACTGAAGATTGTGGTACTCATGAGGGTATTAGAATTACAGATTTATCTTCTGGTAATGAACTTATTGAGTCATTAGAAGAAAGAATTACAGGTAGAGTAATTGCTGAAGATATTATTGACCCTATCTCAAATGAGATTTTATTTACAGAAGGGACATTAATTACTGAAGAAGATGCAAAAGTTGTTGCAGATGCAGAAGTAAAATCAGTAGTAATTAGAACTCCATTAACTTGTAAAGTTGAACATGGATTATGTTCAAAATGTTATGGTCTAAACCTTGGTGAACAAAGAAAAGCAACTCCTGGTGAAGCAGTTGGTGTTGTTGCAGCTCAATCAATTGGTGAGCCAGGAACACAGCTTACACTTAGAACTTTCCACGTTGGGGGAACAGCATCTGCTACTCAAACAGAAAGAGAGTTAAGAGTTGATAAAGAAGGTTTCATTAGATACTATAACATCAAAACATATATTGATAAAGAAAATAAATCAATTGTAGCTAACAGAAGAAATGCAGGTATTTTATTAGTTGAACCTAAAATTAATGCACCATTCAAAGGTAAAGTTACTGTTGATACAATCCACGAAGAGACAATTTTAACTATCTCTAATGGAAAAGAAGAGAAAAAATATTACCTTAGAAAAAATGATGTTGCAAAAGCAAACGAACTTGCTGGTGTATCTGGTAAAATCGATGGTAAATTATATCTTCCATATTCAGATGGTGATGAAGTTGATGAAAATGAATCTATCGTTGAAATGATTAAAGATGGATGGAATGTTCCAAACAGAATTCCTTTTGCATCTGTATTAAAAGTTCAAGATGGAGCTCCTATTACTTCTCACTTAACAGCAAAAGCTAAAGGTAGAGTTAAATACTATAAACTTAAAGGTGATTATCTTGAAAGAAGAGATGACATCGGTGCTGGTGAAGTTGTAAAAGATAAAGGTTTATTTGCTGTTATCGTTGATAATGATGAAAGAGAAGCTTTAAGACACTATGTTTCAAGAGGTTCTGTTATCCAATTTGATAATAATACTCCTGTTGATAAAGATACAGTAATTGCTCTTCCTGCAAGTGATGAGCAAGTTGTAATTGCTGAGTGGGATCCATATGCGAACCCATCTATTGCAGAAGAAGCTGGTACTATTTCATTTGAAGATATTATTCCAGGTGTTACTGTTTCTGAGCAATATGATGAGTTAACTGGTACTTCTAAACTTGTTGTTAATGAGTATATCCCAGCAGGTTACAAACCAGCAATCGTATTAGCAACAGAGAAAAAAGAACTATTAAGATATGTTCTTGAGCCAAAAACTTCATTAAATGTTAGTGAAGGTCAAAAAGTTGAAGTTGCAGATATTTTAGGTAAAACTCCTAAAGCTACTCAAAAATCAAAAGATATTACTGGGGGTCTTCCAAGAGTATCTGAGTTATTTGAGGCTAGAAGACCTAAAAATATTGCAGTTCTTGCTTCATTTGACGGTATGGTTTCATTTGGTAAACCACTTAGAAATAAACAAAGAATCATCATCACTGATGAAAATGGTGCTAAAGCTGAATATTTAGTAGAGAAATCTAAACAAATATTAGTTCACGAAGGTGAGTTTGTTCATGCTGGTGAGGCATTAACAGATGGTCAATTAGCATCTCATGATATTTTAAAAATCTTAGGTGAAAAAGCACTTCATGGATTTATTGTATCTGAAGTACAACAAGTATATAGATCTCAAGGGGTTAATATTGCGGATAAACACATTGAAGTTATTTTATCTCAAATGTTAAGACAAGTATCTATTCTTGATGGTGGAGATACAAAATTCATCATTGGTGATATGGTATCTAAGAAAAGATTTAAACAAGAGAATGAAAAAATCATTAAACTTGGTGGAGAGCCAGCAATTGCAGAACCATTATTACTTGGTATTACAAGAGCAGCGGTAACATCAGATTCTATCATCTCAGCAGCATCATTCCAAGAGACTACAAAAGTTCTTACAGAAGCAGCTATTTCTGCTAAAATGGATATGCTAGAAGACTTAAAAGAAAACGTTGTAATTGGTAGAACAATTCCAGTTGGAACAGGTCTTTATAAAGATAAAAAAGTTAAATTTTCTCAAGGGGAAAAATAA